One Oncorhynchus kisutch isolate 150728-3 linkage group LG13, Okis_V2, whole genome shotgun sequence DNA window includes the following coding sequences:
- the LOC109877714 gene encoding glycogen synthase kinase-3 beta, which produces MSGSGRPRTSSFAEPPGAPGAVSAAAGSSVTGGISAGKSGASQATGSSSTGFGNLKLARDSGKVTTVVATPGQGPDRPQEVSYTDIKVIGNGSFGVVYQARLIDSQEMVAIKKVLQDKRFKNRELQIMRKLDHCNIVRLRYFFYSSGEKKDEVYLNLVLDFVPETVYRVARHFNKAKTTIPIIYVKVYMYQLFRSLAYIHSQGVCHRDIKPQNLLVDPETAILKLCDFGSAKQLVRGEPNVSYICSRYYRAPELIFGATDYTSNIDIWSAGCVLAELLLGQPIFPGDSGVDQLVEIIKVLGTPTREQIREMNPNYTEFKFPQIKAHPWTKVFKPRTPPEAISLCSRLLEYTPVTRLSPLEACAHAFFEELRQPTARLPSGRELPLLFNFSPVELSIQPQLNSTLIPPHARAQTSPASHDGSVSDSTAQPSSVPGSINST; this is translated from the exons ATGAGCGGCAGCGGGCGGCCCAGGACCAGCTCGTTTGCTGAGCCTCCAGGGGCTCCCGGAGCCGTTTCAGCCGCCGCCGGATCGTCTGTTACCGGAGGGATTTCTGCAGGAAAATCTGGGGCTTCACAGGCCACAGGGAGCAGCTCGACTGGCTTCGGAAATTTGAAACTAGCCC GAGACAGTGGCAAGGTGACGACTGTGGTGGCCACACCAGGCCAGGGTCCAGACCGCCCACAGGAGGTGTCCTACACAGACATCAAGGTGATCGGGAATGGTTCCTTCGGCGTGGTGTACCAGGCCCGGCTCATTGACAGCCAGGAGATGGTTGCCATCAAGAAGGTTCTGCAGGATAAGAGGTTTAAG AACCGAGAACTACAGATCATGAGGAAATTGGACCACTGCAACATAGTCAGGCTACGTTACTTTTTCTACTCCAGTGGGGAGAAG AAAGATGAGGTGTATCTGAACCTAGTGCTGGACTTTGTCCCAGAGACGGTGTACAGGGTGGCCCGGCACTTCAACAAGGCCAAGACCACCATCCCCATTATATACGTCAAG GTGTACATGTACCAGCTGTTCCGCAGTCTGGCCTATATCCATTCCCAGGGCGTGTGTCACAGAGACATCAAACCCCAGAACCTGCTGGTGGACCCCGAGACGGCCATCCTCAAACTCTGTGACTTCGGCAG TGCTAAGCAGCTTGTTCGCGGGGAGCCCAACGTGTCCTATATCTGCTCGCGGTACTACCGTGCCCCCGAGCTCATCTTTGGCGCCACAGACTACACGTCCAACATTGACATCTGGTCAGCTGGCTGTGTGCTGGCCGAACTGCTGCTGGGACAGCCCATCTTCCCCGGGGACAGCGGAGTGGACCAACTGGTAGAGATCATCAAG GTTTTGGGGACTCCGACGAGAGAGCAGATCCGAGAGATGAACCCCAACTACACAGAGTTCAAATTCCCCCAGATCAAAGCACACCCCTGGACAAAG GTGTTTAAGCCACGTACCCCCCCAGAGGCCATCTCCCTGTGTTCCCGTCTGTTAGAGTACACCCCTGTGACCAGGCTGTCCCCCCTGGAGGCCTGTGCCCATGCGTTCTTTGAAGAGCTGCGCCAGCCCactgcccgtctgcccagcggaCGAGAACTTCCCCTCCTCTTCAACTTCAGCCCCGTCG AGCTGTCTATCCAGCCCCAGTTGAACTCCACACTCATTCCTCCTCACGCTCGCGCACAGACATCACCTGCCTCACATG atGGCAGTGTGTCGGACAGTACCGCCCAGCCCAGCTCAGTACCTGGATCCATCAACAGCACCTGA